In one Bos mutus isolate GX-2022 chromosome 19, NWIPB_WYAK_1.1, whole genome shotgun sequence genomic region, the following are encoded:
- the RARA gene encoding retinoic acid receptor alpha isoform X2, protein MYESVDVGGLTPTPNPFLVVDFYNQNRACLLPEKGLPAPGPYSTPLRTPLWNGSNHSIETQSSSSEEIVPSPPSPPPLPRIYKPCFVCQDKSSGYHYGVSACEGCKGFFRRSIQKNMVYTCHRDKNCIINKVTRNRCQYCRLQKCFEVGMSKESVRNDRNKKKKEVPKPECSESYTLTPEVGELIEKVRKAHQETFPALCQLGKYTTNNSSEQRVSLDIDLWDKFSELSTKCIIKTVEFAKQLPGFTTLTIADQITLLKAACLDILILRICTRYTPEQDTMTFSDGLTLNRTQMHNAGFGPLTDLVFAFANQLLPLEMDDAETGLLSAICLICGDRQDLEQPDRVDMLQEPLLEALKVYVRKRRPSRPHMFPKMLMKITDLRSISAKGAERVITLKMEIPGSMPPLIQEMLENSEGLDTLSGQAGSGGRDGGGLAPPPGSCSPSLSPSSNRSSPATHSP, encoded by the exons ATGTACGAGAGTGTGGACGTGGGGgggctcacccccacccccaatcccttcctGGTGGTGGATTTTTATAACCAGAACCGGGCCTGTTTGCTTCCGGAGAAGGGGCTCCCTGCTCCCGGCCCCTACTCCACTCCGCTCCGGACTCCGCTTTGGAATGGCTCAAACCACT CCATTGAGACCCAGAGCAGCAGTTCTGAAGAGATTGTGCCCAGCCCCCCCtcgccacctcccctcccccgcaTCTACAAGCCTTGCTTTGTCTGTCAAGACAAATCCTCCGGCTACCACTATGGGGTCAGCGCCTGTGAAGGCTGCAAG GGCTTCTTCCGCCGCAGCATCCAGAAGAACATGGTGTACACGTGTCACCGGGACAAGAACTGCATCATCAACAAGGTGACCCGGAACCGTTGCCAGTACTGCCGGCTGCAGAAGTGCTTCGAAGTGGGCATGTCCAAGGAGT CTGTGAGAAATGACCGGaacaagaagaagaaggaggTGCCCAAGCCCGAGTGCTCCGAGAGCTACACGTTGACGCCAGAGGTGGGGGAGCTCATCGAGAAGGTGCGCAAAGCGCATCAGGAGACCTTCCCTGCTCTCTGCCAACTGGGCAAATACACTACG AACAACAGCTCAGAACAGCGTGTCTCTCTGGACATTGACCTCTGGGACAAGTTCAGTGAACTCTCCACCAAGTGCATCATTAAGACTGTGGAGTTCGCCAAGCAACTGCCCGGCTTCACCACCCTCACCATTGCGGACCAGATCACCCTCCTCAAGGCTGCCTGCCTGGATATCCTG ATCCTGCGGATCTGCACGCGGTACACGCCCGAGCAGGACACAATGACCTTCTCGGATGGGCTGACCCTGAACCGGACCCAGATGCACAACGCCGGCTTTGGCCCGCTCACGGACCTGGTCTTCGCCTTCGCCAaccagctgctgcccctggagATGGATGACGCTGAGACTGGGTTGCTCAGCGCCATCTGCCTCATCTGTGGAG ACCGGCAGGACCTGGAGCAGCCAGATAGGGTGGACATGCTGCAGGAGCCGCTGCTTGAGGCACTGAAGGTCTATGTGCGGAAACGGAGGCCCAGCCGTCCACACATGTTCCCCAAGATGCTGATGAAGATCACAGACCTGCGGAGCATCAGTGCTAAGG GGGCTGAGCGGGTGATCACGCTGAAGATGGAGATTCCAGGCTCCATGCCACCTCTCATCCAGGAAATGCTGGAGAACTCAGAGGGCCTGGACACTCTGAGCGGACAAGCGGGGAGTGGGGGGCGGGACGGGGGTGGCCTGGCTCCCCCGCCCGGCAGCTGTAGCCCCAGCCTCAGCCCCAGCTCAAACAGAAGCAGCCCGGCCACCCACTCCCCGTGA
- the RARA gene encoding retinoic acid receptor alpha isoform X3, whose translation MAQTTVAIETQSSSSEEIVPSPPSPPPLPRIYKPCFVCQDKSSGYHYGVSACEGCKGFFRRSIQKNMVYTCHRDKNCIINKVTRNRCQYCRLQKCFEVGMSKESVRNDRNKKKKEVPKPECSESYTLTPEVGELIEKVRKAHQETFPALCQLGKYTTNNSSEQRVSLDIDLWDKFSELSTKCIIKTVEFAKQLPGFTTLTIADQITLLKAACLDILILRICTRYTPEQDTMTFSDGLTLNRTQMHNAGFGPLTDLVFAFANQLLPLEMDDAETGLLSAICLICGDRQDLEQPDRVDMLQEPLLEALKVYVRKRRPSRPHMFPKMLMKITDLRSISAKGAERVITLKMEIPGSMPPLIQEMLENSEGLDTLSGQAGSGGRDGGGLAPPPGSCSPSLSPSSNRSSPATHSP comes from the exons ATGGCTCAAACCACTGTAG CCATTGAGACCCAGAGCAGCAGTTCTGAAGAGATTGTGCCCAGCCCCCCCtcgccacctcccctcccccgcaTCTACAAGCCTTGCTTTGTCTGTCAAGACAAATCCTCCGGCTACCACTATGGGGTCAGCGCCTGTGAAGGCTGCAAG GGCTTCTTCCGCCGCAGCATCCAGAAGAACATGGTGTACACGTGTCACCGGGACAAGAACTGCATCATCAACAAGGTGACCCGGAACCGTTGCCAGTACTGCCGGCTGCAGAAGTGCTTCGAAGTGGGCATGTCCAAGGAGT CTGTGAGAAATGACCGGaacaagaagaagaaggaggTGCCCAAGCCCGAGTGCTCCGAGAGCTACACGTTGACGCCAGAGGTGGGGGAGCTCATCGAGAAGGTGCGCAAAGCGCATCAGGAGACCTTCCCTGCTCTCTGCCAACTGGGCAAATACACTACG AACAACAGCTCAGAACAGCGTGTCTCTCTGGACATTGACCTCTGGGACAAGTTCAGTGAACTCTCCACCAAGTGCATCATTAAGACTGTGGAGTTCGCCAAGCAACTGCCCGGCTTCACCACCCTCACCATTGCGGACCAGATCACCCTCCTCAAGGCTGCCTGCCTGGATATCCTG ATCCTGCGGATCTGCACGCGGTACACGCCCGAGCAGGACACAATGACCTTCTCGGATGGGCTGACCCTGAACCGGACCCAGATGCACAACGCCGGCTTTGGCCCGCTCACGGACCTGGTCTTCGCCTTCGCCAaccagctgctgcccctggagATGGATGACGCTGAGACTGGGTTGCTCAGCGCCATCTGCCTCATCTGTGGAG ACCGGCAGGACCTGGAGCAGCCAGATAGGGTGGACATGCTGCAGGAGCCGCTGCTTGAGGCACTGAAGGTCTATGTGCGGAAACGGAGGCCCAGCCGTCCACACATGTTCCCCAAGATGCTGATGAAGATCACAGACCTGCGGAGCATCAGTGCTAAGG GGGCTGAGCGGGTGATCACGCTGAAGATGGAGATTCCAGGCTCCATGCCACCTCTCATCCAGGAAATGCTGGAGAACTCAGAGGGCCTGGACACTCTGAGCGGACAAGCGGGGAGTGGGGGGCGGGACGGGGGTGGCCTGGCTCCCCCGCCCGGCAGCTGTAGCCCCAGCCTCAGCCCCAGCTCAAACAGAAGCAGCCCGGCCACCCACTCCCCGTGA
- the GJD3 gene encoding LOW QUALITY PROTEIN: gap junction delta-3 protein (The sequence of the model RefSeq protein was modified relative to this genomic sequence to represent the inferred CDS: inserted 2 bases in 1 codon), with translation MENQTGPHGRRGEKVSPKSAMGEWAFLGSLLDAVQLQSPLLGRLWLVVMLIFRILVLATVGGAVFEDEQEEFVCNTLQPGCRQTCYDRAFPVSHYRFWLFHILLLSAPPVLFVIYSVHRASKEPGGADGGAGPGAPGGPXRARRCYLLSVALRLLAELTFLAGQALLYGFRVAPRFVCAGPPCPHTVDCFVSRPTEKTVFLVFYFAVGLLSALLSVAELGHLLWKGSSRAGSYLQAAERDNRCNRAHEKAQQLLQPLPALPTRRPGTDPYAPPAYAHGAPAGDSEGGSGRSKASLATIRQDLAI, from the exons ATGGAAAACCAGACAGGCCCCCATGGCCGGAGAGGAGAGAAAGTGTCACCAAAGAG CGCCATGGGGGAGTGGGCGTTCCTCGGCTCGCTGCTGGACGCCGTGCAGCTGCAGTCGCCGCTCTTGGGCCGCCTGTGGCTGGTGGTCATGCTGATCTTCCGCATCCTGGTGCTGGCCACGGTGGGCGGCGCCGTGTTCGAGGACGAGCAGGAGGAGTTTGTGTGCAACACTCTGCAGCCTGGCTGTCGCCAGACCTGCTACGACCGTGCCTTCCCCGTCTCCCACTACCGCTTCTGGCTCTTCCACATCCTGCTGCTGTCGGCCCCTCCGGTGCTCTTCGTCATCTACTCGGTGCACCGGGCCAGCAAAGAGCCGGGCGGCGCGGACGgcggggcggggcccggggcgCCCGGGGGACC CCGCGCGCGCCGCTGCTACCTGCTGAGCGTGGCGCTGCGCCTGCTGGCTGAGCTGACCTTCCTGGCGGGCCAGGCGCTGCTCTACGGCTTCCGCGTGGCCCCGCGCTTCGTGTGCGCAGGTCCCCCGTGCCCGCACACCGTGGACTGCTTCGTGAGCCGGCCCACCGAGAAGACTGTCTTCCTGGTCTTCTACTTCGCGGTGGGGCTGCTCTCGGCGCTGCTCAGCGTGGCCGAGCTGGGCCACCTGCTCTGGAAGGGCAGCTCGCGTGCCGGCAGCTATCTCCAGGCCGCCGAGCGCGACAACCGCTGCAACCGCGCGCACGAGAAGGCGCAGCAGCTGCTCCAGCCGCTGCCGGCCCTGCCCACGCGGCGACCGGGCACCGACCCCTACGCCCCACCGGCTTATGCGCACGGGGCGCCTGCCGGTGACAGCGAGGGCGGCAGCGGCCGCAGCAAGGCGTCGCTGGCCACCATCCGTCAGGACCTGGCCATCTAG